One genomic window of Halolamina sediminis includes the following:
- the moaA gene encoding GTP 3',8-cyclase MoaA, with product MPLSDEFGREVTGVRVSLTDRCNFDCVYCHNEGLGDTRGPMEPGDDEMDTDDVVRFLDVVSEYGVDSVKLTGGEPMLRQDLEEIIRRAPDEMEVSMTTNGTFLPGRAEDLKEAGLDRVNVSQDALDPDEFAEITKSGAYEKVMEGVQAAVDADLAPVKLNMVVFEHTAGYVEGMVEHVAENEGLQLQLIEYMPELTGRPEWNIDIDRVHDWLDDIAEHVEHREMHYRKRYFVNPETAESVAAAPQPSELDEFQGGMVEIVDPVENADFCANCGRVRVTHEGYLKGCLNRNDDLQSMGEMSREEIRETFEQVVAERVPYYGEYLVENERGEYEINEKYISAAD from the coding sequence ATGCCGCTCTCGGACGAGTTCGGCCGCGAGGTGACCGGGGTCCGGGTCTCCCTCACCGACCGGTGTAACTTCGACTGCGTCTACTGCCACAACGAGGGGCTGGGGGACACCCGCGGGCCGATGGAGCCCGGCGACGACGAGATGGACACCGACGACGTGGTGCGCTTCCTCGACGTGGTCTCGGAGTACGGCGTCGACTCGGTGAAGCTGACCGGCGGCGAGCCGATGCTCCGCCAGGACTTAGAGGAGATCATCCGCCGCGCGCCCGACGAGATGGAGGTGTCGATGACGACCAACGGCACGTTCCTCCCGGGCCGCGCCGAGGACCTGAAAGAAGCCGGGCTCGACCGCGTGAACGTCTCGCAGGACGCGCTCGACCCCGACGAGTTCGCCGAGATCACGAAGTCCGGCGCCTACGAGAAGGTGATGGAGGGGGTGCAGGCCGCCGTCGACGCCGACCTCGCGCCCGTGAAGCTCAACATGGTCGTGTTCGAGCACACCGCCGGCTACGTCGAGGGGATGGTCGAACACGTCGCCGAGAACGAGGGGCTCCAGCTCCAGCTGATCGAGTACATGCCCGAACTCACGGGCCGGCCCGAGTGGAACATCGACATCGACCGCGTCCACGACTGGCTCGACGACATCGCCGAACACGTCGAACACCGCGAGATGCACTACCGCAAGCGCTACTTCGTCAACCCCGAGACGGCGGAGTCGGTCGCCGCCGCCCCCCAGCCCTCCGAACTCGACGAGTTCCAGGGGGGGATGGTCGAGATCGTCGACCCCGTCGAAAACGCCGATTTCTGTGCCAACTGCGGCCGAGTCCGGGTGACCCACGAGGGGTACCTGAAGGGCTGTCTCAACCGGAACGACGACCTACAGTCGATGGGCGAGATGAGCCGCGAAGAGATCCGCGAGACGTTCGAGCAGGTGGTCGCCGAGCGCGTCCCCTACTACGGCGAGTACCTCGTCGAGAACGAGCGCGGCGAGTACGAGATCAACGAGAAGTACATCTCGGCCGCCGACTGA
- a CDS encoding 30S ribosomal protein S11 translates to MSQSESTADDDEKWGIAHVFASFNNTLITVTDATGAETVAKSSGGTVVKQNRDEASPYAAMQMAEAVVDDVKAAGIGGVHVRVRGPGGNDTKSPGPGAQATIRALARAGLEIGRIEDVTPLPHDGTRAPKKNRL, encoded by the coding sequence ATGAGCCAGAGCGAGTCCACAGCCGACGACGACGAGAAGTGGGGCATCGCACACGTGTTCGCGTCGTTCAACAACACGCTGATCACGGTGACCGACGCCACCGGCGCCGAGACAGTCGCGAAGTCCTCCGGTGGGACGGTCGTGAAGCAGAACCGCGACGAGGCGTCGCCGTACGCGGCCATGCAGATGGCCGAGGCGGTCGTCGACGACGTGAAGGCCGCCGGTATCGGCGGCGTCCACGTCCGTGTCCGCGGTCCGGGTGGCAACGACACCAAGTCGCCCGGCCCCGGTGCACAGGCGACGATCCGAGCGCTCGCCCGCGCGGGCCTGGAGATCGGCCGCATCGAGGACGTGACCCCGCTTCCCCACGACGGGACGCGCGCACCCAAGAAGAACCGACTGTAA
- a CDS encoding 50S ribosomal protein L18e: MSSNKTNPRLGSLIAELKSVSRDVGANVWADVAERLEKPRRTHAEVNLGRIERYAQEDETVVVPGKVLGSGVLQKDVTVAAVEFSGTARKKIDQVGEAVQLEQELENNPEGSNVRVIR, encoded by the coding sequence ATGAGTAGCAACAAGACGAACCCGAGACTAGGGAGCCTCATCGCCGAGCTCAAGTCGGTCTCCCGCGACGTCGGTGCCAACGTGTGGGCCGACGTCGCCGAACGACTTGAGAAGCCGCGCCGCACGCACGCAGAGGTCAACCTGGGTCGCATCGAGCGATACGCCCAGGAAGACGAGACAGTCGTCGTGCCCGGCAAGGTGCTCGGTAGCGGTGTGCTCCAGAAAGACGTTACCGTCGCCGCGGTCGAGTTCTCCGGCACCGCCCGGAAGAAGATCGACCAGGTCGGCGAGGCAGTACAGCTCGAACAGGAACTCGAAAACAACCCCGAAGGCAGCAACGTGCGGGTGATCCGATGA
- a CDS encoding Mrp/NBP35 family ATP-binding protein — MDEAAVRDLLAEVEDPSLGDDLVSLGLVNAIEVEDGTAKVSLALGAPYAPHESAIAADVREKLQAAGLEVELSANIPDDQEGEDQVLPGVKNIIAVASGKGGVGKSTMAVNIAAGLSKLGAEVGLFDADVYGPNVPRMLDADEAPRATDEDTIIPPEKFGVKLMSMAFLSGEDDPVIWRGPMVHKLLTQLVEDVEWGELDYMVLDLPPGTGDTQLTILQTLPLTGAVVVTTPQDVAVDDARKGLRMFGKHETPVLGIAENMASFRCPDCGNEHEIFGEGGGRTLADENDLPFLGGIPIDPEIRQGGDEGKPVVLREGETADAFRVLTENVANNVGVIRRQSVQQHGW; from the coding sequence ATGGACGAAGCCGCCGTACGCGACCTGCTCGCGGAGGTCGAGGACCCCTCCCTCGGCGACGACCTGGTGTCGCTGGGACTGGTCAACGCCATCGAAGTCGAGGACGGGACCGCGAAAGTGTCGCTCGCGCTCGGGGCGCCGTACGCCCCCCACGAGTCGGCGATCGCCGCCGATGTCCGGGAGAAACTGCAGGCCGCCGGACTGGAGGTCGAACTCTCGGCCAACATCCCCGACGATCAGGAGGGCGAGGATCAGGTGCTGCCGGGCGTGAAGAACATCATCGCCGTCGCCTCCGGGAAGGGCGGCGTCGGCAAGTCGACGATGGCGGTGAACATCGCCGCCGGCCTCTCGAAACTCGGCGCCGAGGTGGGGCTGTTCGACGCCGACGTGTACGGGCCGAACGTGCCCCGGATGCTCGACGCCGACGAGGCGCCGCGAGCCACCGACGAAGACACCATCATCCCGCCGGAGAAGTTCGGCGTGAAGCTGATGTCGATGGCCTTCCTCTCCGGCGAGGACGACCCCGTCATCTGGCGGGGTCCGATGGTCCACAAGCTCCTGACCCAACTGGTCGAGGACGTGGAGTGGGGCGAACTGGACTACATGGTGCTCGACCTCCCGCCGGGGACCGGTGACACGCAGCTGACCATCCTCCAGACGCTGCCGCTGACGGGGGCGGTCGTCGTGACGACGCCGCAGGACGTGGCAGTCGACGACGCCCGCAAGGGGCTGCGGATGTTCGGTAAGCACGAGACGCCGGTGCTGGGGATCGCGGAGAACATGGCCTCGTTCCGCTGTCCGGACTGTGGCAACGAGCACGAGATCTTCGGCGAGGGCGGCGGCCGGACGCTGGCCGACGAGAACGACCTGCCGTTCCTCGGCGGCATCCCGATCGACCCCGAGATCCGGCAGGGCGGCGACGAGGGGAAGCCGGTCGTGCTCCGGGAGGGCGAGACCGCCGACGCGTTCCGCGTGCTGACCGAGAACGTCGCCAACAACGTCGGCGTGATCCGCCGGCAGAGCGTCCAGCAGCATGGCTGGTGA
- a CDS encoding 30S ribosomal protein S4: protein MTTGNATKRYETPNHPFQGERIAEEAGLVDRYGLESKEELWRAQSRLRDFRREARRLLGAAQGDVEAANEQGDEFVARLRKIGILNENDDITEVLGLDETDVLERRLQTVVYRQGLASTPQQARQFLVHGHVTVDGARVTEPSKFVTVSEEDDIEFDENSVLADELHPARAEGQDE, encoded by the coding sequence ATGACGACAGGTAACGCCACCAAACGCTACGAGACGCCGAACCACCCGTTCCAGGGCGAGCGTATCGCCGAGGAGGCCGGGCTGGTCGACCGCTACGGGCTCGAGAGCAAGGAAGAGCTCTGGCGCGCACAGTCGCGCCTGCGTGACTTCCGCCGCGAGGCCCGACGGCTGCTCGGCGCCGCACAGGGCGACGTCGAGGCCGCCAACGAGCAGGGCGACGAGTTCGTCGCTCGGCTCCGGAAGATCGGCATCCTCAACGAGAACGACGACATCACCGAGGTGCTGGGTCTCGACGAGACCGACGTGCTGGAGCGCCGTCTCCAGACCGTCGTCTACCGACAGGGGCTGGCGTCGACGCCCCAGCAGGCTCGGCAGTTCCTCGTCCACGGCCACGTCACCGTCGACGGCGCTCGGGTCACCGAGCCCTCGAAGTTCGTGACCGTCTCGGAGGAGGACGACATCGAGTTCGACGAGAACTCCGTTCTCGCGGACGAACTCCACCCCGCACGCGCGGAGGGTCAAGACGAATGA
- a CDS encoding DNA-directed RNA polymerase subunit N yields MMIPVRCFSCGKVIGEHWEEFEERARDGDEDPAAVLDDLGVDRHCCRRMMVSHRDLVDVVSPYQ; encoded by the coding sequence ATGATGATACCCGTCCGGTGTTTCTCGTGTGGCAAGGTCATCGGGGAACACTGGGAGGAGTTCGAGGAACGAGCGCGTGACGGCGACGAGGACCCCGCGGCGGTGCTCGACGACCTCGGCGTCGATCGGCACTGCTGCCGGCGCATGATGGTGAGCCACCGCGATCTGGTGGACGTCGTCTCCCCCTACCAATGA
- a CDS encoding 50S ribosomal protein L13 translates to MSVAEWEADLVVDARDAIMGRVASEVAQRALDGDRVAVINAEQAVITGNEEATMDTYRTRANLGSDSGPYYPKRPDRIFKRSVRGMLPYKQDRGREAFESIRIYVGNPHDRDGEVLEGTSLDRLSNIKFTTLGEISETLGANKTW, encoded by the coding sequence ATGAGCGTCGCCGAGTGGGAGGCCGACCTCGTCGTCGACGCCCGCGACGCTATCATGGGCCGCGTCGCCAGCGAGGTCGCCCAGCGCGCCCTCGACGGCGACCGTGTCGCCGTGATCAACGCCGAGCAGGCCGTGATCACTGGCAACGAGGAGGCCACGATGGACACCTACCGCACGCGAGCGAACCTCGGTTCGGACTCGGGGCCGTACTACCCCAAGCGCCCGGACCGCATCTTCAAGCGCTCGGTGCGCGGGATGCTGCCGTACAAGCAGGATCGCGGCCGTGAGGCCTTCGAGAGTATCCGCATCTACGTGGGCAACCCCCACGACCGCGACGGTGAGGTGCTCGAGGGCACCTCGCTCGACCGGCTCTCGAACATCAAGTTCACCACGCTCGGTGAGATCTCCGAGACCCTCGGCGCCAACAAGACATGGTAA
- the rpsB gene encoding 30S ribosomal protein S2: MSESENDDTEPAEEDVADEVADSDAAAEPASDAEAETAQADEAEEEESRFDENVMPDEEEADLLIPVEDYLSAGVHIGTQQKTKDMERFIHRVRDDGLYVLDVSQTDGRIRTAAEFLSNYDPEQVLVTSSRQYGRFPAEKFADAIGARARTGRFIPGTLTNPKYDGYIEPDVVVVTDPIGDAQAVKEAITVGIPVIAMCDSNNAVSNVDLVIPTNNKGRRALSVVYWLLANETLDRRGAEPSYALEDFEAGL; encoded by the coding sequence ATGAGCGAAAGCGAGAACGACGACACAGAACCCGCCGAGGAGGACGTGGCCGACGAGGTCGCCGACTCCGACGCGGCGGCAGAGCCCGCCTCGGACGCCGAGGCAGAAACAGCACAGGCCGACGAGGCCGAGGAAGAGGAGTCCCGGTTCGACGAGAACGTCATGCCGGACGAGGAGGAAGCAGACCTCCTCATTCCCGTCGAGGACTACCTCTCCGCTGGGGTCCACATCGGGACCCAGCAGAAGACCAAGGACATGGAGCGGTTCATCCACCGCGTCCGGGACGACGGGCTGTACGTCCTCGACGTGAGCCAGACCGACGGCCGCATCCGGACCGCGGCGGAGTTCCTTTCCAACTACGACCCCGAGCAGGTGCTCGTCACCTCCTCGCGGCAGTACGGTCGGTTCCCGGCGGAGAAGTTCGCGGACGCCATCGGCGCCCGCGCCCGCACGGGCCGGTTCATCCCGGGCACGCTGACCAACCCGAAGTACGACGGCTACATCGAGCCGGACGTCGTGGTCGTCACGGACCCGATCGGCGACGCGCAGGCGGTGAAGGAGGCCATCACGGTCGGCATCCCCGTCATCGCCATGTGTGACTCGAACAACGCCGTCTCGAACGTCGACCTGGTCATCCCGACCAACAACAAGGGTCGACGCGCGCTGTCGGTGGTCTACTGGCTGCTGGCCAACGAGACGCTGGACCGCCGCGGCGCCGAGCCCAGCTACGCCCTCGAAGACTTCGAGGCCGGGCTGTAG
- a CDS encoding 30S ribosomal protein S13, whose protein sequence is MSAEEPTDGEAEGDEDLQYFVRIGQSDLDGTKSVERSLSELKGIGKRMARIVADEADVDRQATIGRLEDDEIDSVVEVVENLGDHVPEWMANRQKDFFSGETTHETGGDLEESRRHDINRMKMISSYKGVRHERGQKVRGQRTKSTGRTEGTIGVNIEEIREEMEEDEAE, encoded by the coding sequence ATGAGTGCAGAAGAACCAACGGACGGCGAGGCGGAGGGGGACGAGGACCTCCAGTACTTCGTCCGGATCGGGCAGTCCGACCTGGACGGGACCAAATCCGTCGAGCGGTCCCTCAGCGAACTCAAAGGCATCGGCAAGCGCATGGCGCGCATCGTCGCCGACGAGGCCGACGTAGATCGGCAGGCGACGATCGGACGCCTCGAGGACGACGAGATCGACAGCGTCGTCGAGGTCGTCGAGAACCTCGGCGATCACGTCCCCGAGTGGATGGCCAACCGGCAGAAGGACTTCTTCTCCGGCGAGACCACCCACGAGACCGGGGGCGATCTCGAGGAGTCCCGGCGCCACGACATCAACCGCATGAAGATGATCAGCTCCTACAAGGGCGTCCGCCACGAGCGCGGGCAGAAGGTCCGCGGACAGCGGACCAAGTCCACGGGTCGAACCGAGGGGACCATCGGGGTCAACATCGAGGAGATCCGCGAGGAGATGGAGGAGGATGAGGCAGAATGA
- a CDS encoding DNA-directed RNA polymerase subunit K → MSTEFNRYEKARIIGARALQLSYGAPVLVETDRTEPYLIAAQEYDAGVLPFTVRREGK, encoded by the coding sequence ATGAGCACGGAGTTCAATCGGTACGAGAAAGCCCGCATCATCGGCGCCCGAGCGCTGCAGTTGTCCTACGGCGCGCCGGTACTCGTGGAGACTGATCGCACCGAACCGTACCTCATCGCGGCACAGGAGTACGACGCCGGTGTCCTGCCGTTCACCGTTCGACGGGAGGGCAAATGA
- a CDS encoding lipopolysaccharide biosynthesis protein, translating into MSTDGSPEQTDDVARRLDDALERVAHGAAVSVPSILLQRGLTVVFTAALTNGLGAAPYGLFALARRIQRFLSRIVLGFRSGLSRFLPTADQAERNALATFASLLLLGVSTVFGAGLFLTAPRLTAMAGQSEQFATLLRVFALGMPASVWLFTVTEVLRGIEAVAPLNLTLRLAFPAAQLIVGIVGAFVLGDILFVAGGVLAVMGLTGVGAAVWIVRARGFRPRLRGPDLPALRRRYLDYTIPLFLGGIATTTQRLGFYPLIAVFLTGVAGGVFSVGVLVSQLVRLPLMAINQFIPPVAAALNEQGHEEALSRLYHVTSRLVLVGVVAAAVPVVIYRETVMAAFGPTFTAYAPLLTLFILAQVAACAAGSVGILLRMTDHQRALLVTNVAITTVLAVVAIPLTIEFGLAGVVWTYLLMLTLNNGIEVAVLYRLEGLQPFTKRHSFPLLAAVPFAGIAFAARMVAPGLVGAVVGTVTGLAAFAATLKLLGFTPVERRLAGTLVERYGEFLPGR; encoded by the coding sequence GTGTCCACCGACGGGTCTCCCGAACAGACTGACGACGTGGCTCGTCGGCTCGACGACGCCTTGGAGCGGGTCGCCCACGGCGCCGCCGTCTCGGTGCCGAGTATCCTGCTCCAGCGCGGGCTCACCGTCGTCTTCACCGCCGCGCTCACGAACGGCCTCGGCGCGGCGCCGTACGGGCTGTTCGCACTGGCCCGCCGCATCCAACGATTTCTTTCCCGGATCGTACTCGGGTTCCGGAGCGGGCTGAGCCGCTTCCTCCCGACCGCCGATCAGGCGGAGCGGAACGCGCTGGCGACGTTCGCGTCGCTGCTGTTGCTCGGTGTCTCGACCGTCTTCGGCGCCGGATTGTTCCTCACGGCGCCGCGGCTCACGGCGATGGCCGGCCAGAGCGAGCAGTTCGCGACGCTGCTCCGGGTGTTCGCGCTGGGGATGCCGGCGAGCGTCTGGCTGTTCACCGTGACCGAGGTGCTCCGCGGGATCGAGGCAGTCGCGCCGCTGAACCTCACACTCCGGCTGGCGTTCCCCGCCGCCCAGCTGATCGTGGGCATCGTGGGCGCGTTCGTCCTCGGCGACATCCTGTTCGTCGCCGGGGGCGTGCTGGCGGTGATGGGGCTCACCGGCGTCGGCGCCGCAGTTTGGATCGTCCGCGCCCGCGGGTTCCGCCCGCGCCTGCGCGGCCCAGACCTCCCGGCGCTGCGCCGGCGCTACCTCGACTACACGATCCCGCTGTTCCTCGGCGGGATCGCGACCACGACCCAGCGGCTGGGGTTCTACCCGCTGATCGCGGTGTTTCTCACGGGCGTCGCGGGCGGCGTGTTCTCCGTCGGGGTGCTGGTCTCCCAGCTCGTCCGCCTGCCGCTGATGGCGATCAATCAGTTCATCCCGCCGGTCGCGGCCGCACTCAACGAGCAGGGCCACGAGGAGGCGCTATCCCGGCTCTACCACGTCACCAGCCGGCTCGTCCTCGTCGGCGTCGTCGCCGCCGCGGTGCCCGTGGTGATCTACCGCGAGACGGTGATGGCGGCGTTCGGCCCGACGTTCACCGCGTACGCGCCGCTGCTGACGCTGTTCATTCTCGCACAGGTCGCCGCCTGCGCCGCGGGCAGCGTGGGCATCCTGCTGCGGATGACCGACCATCAGCGCGCGCTGCTGGTGACGAACGTCGCGATCACGACCGTGCTCGCGGTCGTCGCGATCCCGCTCACGATCGAGTTCGGGCTTGCGGGCGTCGTCTGGACGTACCTCCTGATGCTCACGCTCAACAACGGGATCGAAGTGGCGGTGCTCTACCGTCTCGAAGGGCTCCAGCCGTTCACGAAGCGCCACAGCTTCCCGCTGCTCGCCGCCGTCCCGTTCGCCGGAATCGCGTTCGCGGCCCGGATGGTCGCCCCCGGCCTCGTCGGCGCGGTCGTGGGGACGGTCACCGGGCTCGCGGCGTTCGCGGCGACGCTCAAGCTGCTGGGGTTCACGCCCGTCGAACGACGGCTGGCGGGGACGCTCGTGGAGCGGTACGGGGAGTTCCTTCCGGGTCGGTGA
- a CDS encoding 30S ribosomal protein S9, producing MVTNTSGKKKTAVARATVSEGEGRVRINSQPVELVEPELSRLKMLEPFRIAGDDLRSEIDIDVSVSGGGFAGQADAARTAIARGLVQHLQDAELRDAYMEFDRSLLVNDSRQSEPKKWGGPGARARYQKSYR from the coding sequence ATGGTAACGAACACGTCCGGCAAGAAGAAGACGGCCGTCGCCCGCGCCACGGTGAGCGAGGGCGAGGGTCGCGTTCGCATCAACTCCCAGCCCGTCGAGCTGGTCGAACCGGAGCTCTCCCGTCTCAAGATGCTGGAGCCGTTCCGCATCGCCGGTGACGACCTCCGCTCGGAGATCGACATCGACGTGTCGGTCTCCGGCGGCGGCTTCGCGGGGCAGGCCGACGCGGCCCGCACCGCGATCGCCCGCGGGCTCGTCCAGCACCTGCAGGACGCCGAACTCCGCGACGCCTATATGGAGTTCGACCGCTCGCTGCTGGTGAACGACTCCCGGCAGTCCGAACCGAAGAAGTGGGGCGGGCCCGGCGCGCGTGCCCGTTACCAGAAGTCCTACCGCTGA
- a CDS encoding BKACE family enzyme: MSYDDYRDGKPLIVTAALTGGVHGKEANPNVPESPAEVADAAAAAEEAGASILHLHAREDSGERAFSTERFQALTEAVRDATDDVVIQHSTGGTAAPDALRAEPLRTDPAPEMASLDMGPLNRYQHLTSENTRALVDALHEEMQARGIKPELEVFNGGHLNESLRIWDELAEPPYVNLVFGGGTTTIPSPRNLLNMVENVPDGAEFNVLAFGPHQLPLTTMGILLGGHVRVGLEDNLYYAKGEQAESNAQLVERTVRIAEELGRPVASTAEAREILDL, from the coding sequence GTGAGCTACGACGACTACCGCGACGGGAAGCCGCTGATCGTCACCGCCGCGCTCACCGGCGGCGTCCACGGGAAGGAGGCCAACCCGAACGTCCCCGAGAGCCCCGCCGAAGTGGCCGACGCGGCGGCGGCCGCGGAGGAGGCGGGGGCGAGCATCCTTCACCTCCACGCCCGCGAGGACTCCGGGGAACGGGCGTTCTCGACCGAGCGGTTTCAGGCGCTGACCGAGGCGGTCCGTGATGCGACCGACGACGTGGTGATCCAGCACTCCACCGGCGGGACGGCTGCGCCCGACGCGCTCCGGGCCGAGCCGCTGCGGACCGATCCTGCGCCGGAGATGGCGTCGCTGGACATGGGGCCGCTCAACCGCTACCAGCACCTCACCAGCGAGAACACCCGGGCGCTCGTCGACGCGCTCCACGAGGAGATGCAAGCCCGCGGTATCAAGCCCGAACTGGAGGTGTTCAACGGCGGCCACCTCAACGAGTCGCTGCGGATCTGGGACGAACTCGCCGAGCCGCCGTACGTGAACCTCGTATTCGGCGGCGGGACGACGACGATCCCCAGCCCCCGAAATCTGCTGAACATGGTGGAGAACGTGCCCGACGGCGCGGAGTTCAACGTCCTCGCGTTCGGCCCCCACCAGCTCCCGCTGACGACGATGGGGATCCTGCTGGGCGGGCACGTCCGCGTGGGGCTGGAGGACAACCTCTACTACGCGAAAGGCGAGCAGGCCGAGAGCAACGCGCAGTTGGTCGAGCGGACCGTCCGGATCGCCGAGGAGTTGGGTCGCCCGGTGGCGTCGACGGCGGAGGCCCGAGAGATTTTGGATCTGTAG
- the eno gene encoding phosphopyruvate hydratase, with translation MTRISGVSLRRVLDSRGNPTVEADVLTRSGGFGRAAAPSGASTGEHEAVELPPGEAIAAARKHAVPRLVEEVHAGNQREVDAALRGADGTEDFSEIGANSAVAISMAAAKAGADVLGAPLYQHLGGTFRGDNFPVPLGNVVGGGEHAADATHIQEFLAAPVGAPSVAEAAFANAAVHETVGELLTERGIPAAKGDEGAWAPSIDDSEAFEIVATACEQVAEDVGFEIEFGLDIAASELWDGDAYQYGDRSRSPAEQVDYVAELVAEYDLAYVEDPVEENDFEGFAELTDRVGSEARSASNASGRSPRAEETLLCGDDLFVTNTERLQQGIERGAGNSILIKPNQIGTLSLAVDAIETASRNGFTPVISHRSGETEDTTIAHLAVATGAPFIKTGTVGGERTAKLNELIRIAEDAV, from the coding sequence ATGACGCGCATCAGCGGCGTCTCGCTCCGGCGCGTGCTCGACTCCCGTGGCAACCCCACGGTCGAGGCCGACGTGCTGACGCGGTCGGGCGGCTTCGGCCGCGCGGCCGCCCCATCCGGGGCCAGCACCGGCGAGCACGAGGCCGTCGAGCTCCCGCCCGGCGAGGCGATCGCCGCGGCCCGGAAGCACGCAGTCCCCCGACTCGTGGAGGAGGTCCACGCGGGGAACCAGCGCGAGGTCGACGCCGCGCTGCGCGGCGCCGACGGCACCGAGGACTTCTCGGAGATCGGCGCCAACAGCGCGGTCGCCATCTCGATGGCGGCCGCCAAGGCCGGCGCCGACGTGCTCGGGGCGCCGCTGTACCAACATCTCGGCGGCACGTTCCGGGGGGACAACTTCCCGGTGCCGCTGGGCAACGTCGTGGGCGGCGGCGAGCACGCCGCCGACGCGACCCACATCCAGGAGTTCCTCGCGGCGCCGGTCGGGGCTCCCTCCGTCGCGGAGGCGGCCTTCGCAAACGCCGCGGTCCACGAGACCGTGGGCGAGCTCCTCACCGAGCGCGGCATCCCCGCCGCGAAAGGTGACGAGGGCGCGTGGGCGCCGTCGATCGACGACAGCGAGGCGTTCGAGATCGTCGCGACGGCCTGTGAGCAGGTCGCCGAGGACGTCGGGTTCGAGATCGAGTTCGGTCTCGACATCGCGGCCTCGGAGCTCTGGGACGGCGACGCCTACCAGTACGGCGACCGGAGCCGAAGCCCCGCAGAGCAGGTCGACTACGTGGCCGAACTGGTCGCGGAGTACGACCTCGCGTACGTCGAGGACCCCGTAGAGGAGAACGACTTCGAGGGGTTCGCCGAACTCACCGACCGAGTCGGTAGCGAGGCGCGGAGCGCCTCGAACGCGAGCGGGCGAAGCCCGCGAGCAGAGGAGACGCTCCTGTGTGGGGACGACCTGTTCGTCACTAACACCGAGCGACTCCAGCAGGGTATCGAGCGGGGCGCGGGCAACAGCATCCTGATCAAGCCGAACCAGATCGGGACGCTCTCGCTGGCGGTCGACGCCATCGAGACCGCGAGCCGCAACGGGTTCACGCCCGTGATCTCCCACCGTTCGGGGGAGACCGAGGACACGACGATCGCACACCTCGCCGTCGCGACCGGCGCGCCGTTCATCAAGACGGGCACCGTCGGGGGCGAGCGAACCGCCAAACTCAACGAACTCATCCGCATCGCGGAGGACGCTGTATGA
- a CDS encoding DNA-directed RNA polymerase subunit D, with translation MADEFDVEYIRGDDREARILVRGLTPAFANGLRRAMIADVPTLSIDTLHVVENSSVMFDEMIGLRLGLVPLTTPDDFEYGDTVTLALDVEGPDTAYSGDIESSDPDVQPADEDIPIIQLNENPSGENQRIELEAEAVLDDGKSHAKQSGGVAVGYRHLRTVSVVGDRGEFDEEETNILRGVIETEEGELVPTDEFDHDLTERYPGKELEVEDVPGAFVFHVETDGSMTVEELVLRGIESIESRADELQEKVAV, from the coding sequence ATGGCAGACGAATTCGACGTCGAGTACATCCGAGGCGACGATCGCGAGGCGCGGATCCTCGTGCGCGGTCTCACCCCGGCCTTCGCCAACGGGCTCCGCCGGGCGATGATCGCGGACGTGCCCACGCTGAGCATCGACACCCTCCACGTCGTGGAGAACTCCTCGGTGATGTTCGACGAGATGATCGGGCTCCGGCTCGGGCTCGTCCCGCTGACGACGCCCGACGACTTCGAGTACGGTGACACCGTCACCCTCGCGCTCGACGTCGAGGGGCCGGACACGGCGTACTCCGGGGATATCGAGTCCTCGGACCCCGACGTCCAGCCCGCCGACGAGGACATCCCGATCATCCAACTCAACGAGAACCCCAGCGGCGAGAACCAGCGCATCGAGCTGGAGGCCGAGGCCGTCCTTGACGACGGCAAGAGCCACGCCAAGCAGTCGGGGGGCGTCGCGGTCGGCTACCGTCACCTGCGGACGGTGTCGGTCGTCGGCGACCGCGGCGAGTTCGACGAGGAAGAGACCAACATCCTCCGCGGGGTCATCGAGACCGAGGAGGGTGAGCTGGTCCCGACCGACGAGTTCGATCACGACCTGACCGAGCGCTACCCCGGAAAGGAACTCGAAGTCGAGGACGTGCCCGGGGCCTTCGTCTTCCACGTGGAGACGGACGGCTCGATGACGGTCGAAGAACTGGTGCTCCGCGGGATCGAGTCGATCGAGTCACGCGCGGACGAACTGCAAGAGAAAGTCGCAGTCTAA